The Micromonospora sp. Llam0 genome includes a window with the following:
- a CDS encoding ROK family transcriptional regulator, which translates to MRSGPQPADLTDVRATNLAVVLRYVRANVPCSRADIAGATGLNKATVSSLVADLIDRRLIRETGLTEHRIGRPATMLVVDGDAYAAIGIEISADHLTAVALDLAGGELLSWRRAFTGLAATPGRAASTVAALAGRAVTRVTRQGREVLGLTVGVPGLVDQQGRVSLSPELGWRDVDLHADLLRALRGPAYEVVVDNDAQLAALAEHRHGPYAGTANLAHLTGGAGIGAGLVVDGRLLHGARGFTGEVGHIQLDPQGPPCRCGANGCLEALAAVPALIRRVLPDAEVDGPVTDFAPEIDRVRAAARAGDPAALDALAEVGRHLGTGVSILANLINPEVVLLGGYYVPLAQWLLPAARQQLADRTVAPAAGGTELAASDLAGGAAAIGGAARAIAAIDNGRMPVRPAG; encoded by the coding sequence ATGCGGAGCGGCCCGCAGCCAGCGGACCTGACCGACGTACGCGCCACCAACCTCGCGGTCGTGCTGCGCTACGTCCGGGCCAACGTGCCCTGCTCCCGGGCGGACATCGCCGGTGCCACCGGGCTCAACAAGGCCACCGTCTCCAGCCTGGTCGCCGACCTGATCGACCGCCGGCTGATCCGGGAGACCGGCCTCACCGAACACCGCATCGGACGCCCGGCCACCATGCTGGTCGTCGACGGTGACGCGTACGCCGCGATCGGCATCGAGATCAGCGCCGACCACCTGACCGCGGTCGCGCTCGACCTGGCCGGCGGCGAACTGCTGTCCTGGCGACGCGCCTTCACCGGGCTGGCCGCCACCCCGGGCAGGGCGGCCAGCACGGTGGCCGCACTGGCCGGCCGGGCGGTGACCCGGGTGACCCGGCAGGGGCGGGAGGTGCTCGGGCTGACCGTCGGGGTACCCGGCCTGGTCGACCAGCAGGGCCGGGTCAGCCTCTCCCCCGAGCTGGGCTGGCGCGACGTCGACCTGCACGCCGACCTTCTCCGGGCGCTGCGCGGGCCGGCGTACGAGGTGGTGGTGGACAACGACGCCCAGCTGGCCGCGCTCGCCGAGCACCGGCACGGGCCGTACGCCGGTACCGCGAACCTGGCGCACCTGACCGGCGGCGCCGGCATCGGCGCGGGGCTGGTGGTGGACGGGCGGCTGCTGCACGGCGCCCGCGGGTTCACCGGCGAGGTCGGGCACATCCAACTGGATCCGCAGGGTCCGCCGTGCCGCTGCGGGGCGAACGGCTGCCTGGAGGCGTTGGCCGCCGTACCGGCGCTGATCCGCCGGGTGCTGCCGGACGCCGAGGTCGACGGGCCGGTCACCGACTTCGCGCCGGAGATCGACCGGGTACGGGCGGCGGCTCGCGCCGGGGATCCGGCGGCGCTCGACGCGCTCGCCGAGGTCGGCCGGCACCTCGGCACCGGAGTGTCCATCCTGGCCAACCTGATCAACCCCGAGGTGGTGCTGCTCGGCGGCTACTACGTCCCGCTCGCCCAGTGGCTGCTGCCGGCGGCCCGGCAACAGCTCGCCGACCGTACGGTGGCTCCGGCGGCCGGCGGCACCGAGCTGGCGGCCTCCGACCTGGCCGGCGGCGCGGCGGCGATCGGCGGCGCGGCCCGGGCGATCGCCGCGATCGACAACGGCCGGATGCCGGTCCGTCCGGCCGGCTGA
- a CDS encoding extracellular solute-binding protein, translating to MDRSLAGAATNRRRFLGLVGLGATAMAGGGFVSGCSRPAGTQGTATDVDAVSAVLPRYQPVELITPDIAGVRPIADGYLTYPTDLVRAVTETPGSSGEPLTAMTPWWGPTPPGIDRNAYLQAVNERLGVPIDFSVQDGNTYADKLSAILGARDVPDLLCAPNWEIDKIPRFSDAVSALFEDLTDHLAGDAALAYPHLASFPTGAWQYAVWGGRLAAVPWPTDGPFPYALFYRKDLTDTAGVQAPKNIDELYEFGKAMTDPANGVWAFGSIFNMVQMFYGVPGSQGGWRRTDGGGLEFKYETEEYRAALEFTTKLFAEGLVHPDIVESKGAADAKQLFNSGKMVCYEDGVGAWRGMYSEQRQITPTFDMRPVPIFSADGQSTPAAWGEEKPIFYTFIKKGLGKERVEEILRVLDWCAAPLGTEEYHLRQYGVVDQHHTVSADGSPELTELGRQEIADQYTFIVGRYPTIVQTADVPGFVEALLGYSNETVKYLEPNPWAGIKFELPANLSRVQQPTEDKILDVLRGRRPTSDLEQITQEWRSGGGDEGRDFFLKALEDNDR from the coding sequence GTGGATCGATCCCTCGCGGGCGCGGCCACCAATCGACGTCGGTTCCTGGGCCTGGTCGGCCTGGGTGCCACCGCGATGGCCGGCGGCGGTTTTGTCTCCGGCTGCAGCCGGCCGGCCGGCACCCAGGGCACGGCGACCGACGTCGACGCGGTAAGCGCGGTCCTGCCCAGATACCAGCCGGTCGAGCTGATCACCCCGGACATCGCCGGGGTACGCCCGATCGCCGACGGCTACCTGACGTACCCGACCGACCTGGTCAGGGCGGTCACCGAGACGCCCGGCAGCAGCGGTGAACCGCTCACCGCGATGACTCCCTGGTGGGGGCCGACCCCGCCCGGCATCGACCGCAACGCCTACCTGCAGGCGGTCAACGAGCGGCTCGGCGTGCCGATCGACTTCAGCGTCCAGGACGGCAACACGTACGCCGACAAGCTGAGCGCCATCCTCGGTGCCCGCGACGTGCCGGACCTGCTCTGCGCGCCGAACTGGGAGATCGACAAGATTCCGAGGTTCTCCGACGCGGTCTCGGCGCTGTTCGAGGACCTGACCGACCATCTGGCCGGTGACGCCGCGCTGGCCTATCCGCATCTGGCCAGCTTCCCGACCGGGGCCTGGCAGTACGCGGTCTGGGGCGGCCGGCTGGCGGCGGTGCCGTGGCCGACCGACGGCCCGTTCCCGTACGCGCTGTTCTACCGCAAGGACCTCACCGACACCGCCGGCGTGCAGGCTCCGAAGAACATCGACGAGCTGTACGAGTTCGGTAAGGCGATGACCGATCCGGCCAACGGCGTCTGGGCCTTCGGCTCGATCTTCAACATGGTGCAGATGTTCTACGGCGTACCCGGTTCGCAGGGCGGCTGGCGCCGCACCGACGGCGGCGGTCTGGAGTTCAAGTACGAGACCGAGGAGTACCGGGCGGCCCTGGAGTTCACCACCAAGCTGTTCGCCGAAGGGCTGGTGCACCCGGACATCGTGGAGAGCAAGGGCGCCGCCGACGCCAAGCAGCTGTTCAACAGCGGCAAGATGGTCTGCTACGAGGACGGCGTCGGCGCCTGGCGCGGGATGTACTCGGAGCAGCGGCAGATCACCCCGACGTTCGACATGCGGCCGGTGCCGATCTTCTCCGCCGACGGGCAGAGCACCCCGGCCGCCTGGGGCGAGGAAAAGCCGATCTTCTACACGTTCATCAAGAAAGGGCTGGGCAAGGAGCGCGTCGAGGAGATTCTGCGGGTGCTCGACTGGTGCGCCGCGCCGTTGGGCACCGAGGAGTACCACCTGCGCCAGTACGGCGTCGTCGACCAGCACCACACGGTCAGCGCCGACGGCAGCCCGGAGCTGACCGAGCTGGGCCGGCAGGAGATCGCCGACCAGTACACCTTCATCGTCGGGCGTTACCCGACCATCGTGCAGACCGCCGACGTCCCCGGCTTCGTCGAGGCCCTGCTCGGCTACTCCAACGAGACGGTGAAGTACCTGGAGCCGAACCCGTGGGCCGGGATCAAGTTCGAGCTGCCGGCCAACCTGTCGCGGGTGCAGCAGCCGACCGAGGACAAGATCCTCGACGTGCTGCGCGGTCGGCGGCCGACCAGCGACCTCGAGCAGATCACGCAGGAGTGGCGCAGCGGCGGCGGTGACGAGGGGCGCGACTTCTTCCTCAAGGCGCTCGAAGACAACGATCGATGA
- a CDS encoding LacI family DNA-binding transcriptional regulator, giving the protein MVTIADVARHAGVAVSTVSYVLSGKRAISATTRERVLASIHALGYHPHAGARALASRRANVIALVLPLRSGMHLPVLMQFATSVVTTARQFDHDVLLVTADEGPAGLRRIAVSAMVDGIVVMDVEMHDPRVPLLRELERPSVLIGFPAESAGLTCVDLDFYRAGEACVEHLVTLGHRQLALLGAPAVVYERETGFAHRTRAGFTETAARCGVTAVAQPCEENYDAVRRELAGLLHRHPGLTALVVHNEAAVGHVLAALPTLGRRVPDDISVVAICPDEVAERSGPALTSVLIPAEEVGRQAVSLLMRKVQGDAVPAATLLDPRLTVRASTATGPAGAGHGAEAGAAGVGGSGPEAMVALARRTDS; this is encoded by the coding sequence ATGGTGACGATCGCCGACGTGGCCCGGCACGCCGGCGTCGCGGTCAGCACGGTGTCCTATGTGCTCAGCGGCAAGCGGGCGATCTCGGCGACCACCCGGGAGCGCGTCCTGGCCAGCATCCACGCCCTCGGCTACCACCCGCACGCCGGCGCCCGGGCGCTGGCCAGCCGCCGGGCGAACGTGATCGCGCTGGTGCTGCCGCTGCGCTCCGGGATGCACCTGCCGGTGCTGATGCAGTTCGCCACCAGCGTGGTCACCACCGCCCGGCAGTTCGACCACGACGTACTGCTGGTCACCGCCGATGAGGGGCCGGCCGGGCTGCGCCGGATCGCGGTCAGCGCCATGGTCGACGGCATCGTGGTGATGGACGTCGAGATGCACGACCCACGGGTACCGCTGCTGCGTGAGCTCGAACGGCCCAGCGTGCTGATCGGTTTTCCGGCCGAGTCCGCCGGTCTGACCTGCGTCGACCTCGACTTCTACCGGGCCGGCGAGGCCTGCGTCGAACATCTCGTCACGCTCGGCCACCGGCAGCTCGCGCTGCTCGGTGCCCCGGCGGTGGTCTACGAACGGGAGACCGGCTTCGCCCACCGGACCCGGGCCGGCTTCACCGAGACGGCGGCCCGCTGCGGCGTCACGGCGGTCGCCCAGCCGTGCGAGGAGAACTACGACGCGGTACGCCGCGAACTGGCCGGGCTGCTGCACCGGCACCCGGGGCTCACCGCGCTGGTGGTGCACAACGAGGCGGCGGTCGGGCACGTGCTGGCCGCGTTGCCGACCCTGGGCCGACGGGTTCCCGATGACATCTCGGTGGTGGCGATCTGCCCGGACGAGGTCGCCGAGCGGTCCGGTCCGGCGCTGACCTCGGTGCTGATTCCGGCCGAGGAGGTCGGCCGGCAGGCGGTCAGTCTGCTGATGCGCAAGGTCCAGGGCGACGCGGTGCCGGCCGCCACGCTGCTCGACCCGCGGTTGACCGTCCGGGCCAGCACCGCAACCGGCCCCGCCGGTGCCGGGCACGGAGCCGAGGCCGGTGCCGCTGGCGTCGGAGGCAGCGGGCCGGAGGCGATGGTGGCGCTTGCCCGCCGTACCGATTCCTGA
- a CDS encoding glycoside hydrolase family 3 C-terminal domain-containing protein — protein sequence MSDSTFRDPDQPVAARVTDLLRRLTLDEKIALLHQHQPAVPRLGLPAFRTGTEALHGVAWLGPATVFPQAIGLGSSWNPDLLRRIGEAVGDEVRAFHHKDPVGVGLNVWAPVVNPLRDPRWGRNEEGYAEDPWLTGVLATGYASGLRGDHPYYLRTAPTLKHFLGYNNETDRATTSSNLPPRVLHEYELPAFRAPIAAGAAVAVMAAYNLVNGRPAHLSPLIDEQLRRWTDGDVLVVGDAGAATNIAGVQGYHPDHVTGYAAALHAGIDSFTEDDTDSLPTVARITEAVARGLLTEPDIDRAVRRILSVRIRLGELDPPERNPFATTGTDVINCPAHQDLARIAVRESVVLLRNEPTESGSDPVLPLNPDRIRRVAVLGPLADTVHTDWYAGSMPYAVTARAGLTARLPTAAVTHHEGVDRIALRLGTSATYLRASGAAAGGPLQADSTAGGPPRATAPEAAPQCCFDVFDWGDGVVALRSVANGRYLAAGDDGVLVNDRSGPGGWVVNETFRLVRAADGRTALHHLARDRYVTVGPDGLLRAEAASLDTAARFAVELVTDGAREAAALARDTDVAVVVLGNHPMVCGRETEDRVDLALPTAQAALLRAVRAANPRTVLVLASSYPYAVEWADRHVPAIVWSAHGGQEYGTGLAEVLCGDADPGGRLTQTWYRRTADLPDLFDYDVIASDATYLYFRGEPLYPFGHGLSYTSFDYRDLRLSATEVGADGTVEASVTVRNSGARAGTEVVQLYTRQRHSRVKQPLRQLRDFRKIRLAAGAQTTLRFRLAAADLATWDVTRDRPVVESARHTVSVGRSSADLVATATLTVRGERIGPRDPLAGPLWAADNDDYAGTAPADHPEGRDAVGAAEDGGWIAFTDVDFDSEPTAVTARVTHRPLPERAGADPGTVGRPADGSTVTLRLDDPLAGPVAGRLPVPATGGRDDWAEVRTELHGLSGTRDLYLLFSTAGATVSYLSFAGTATDGPARDMDGGA from the coding sequence ATGAGCGACAGCACGTTCCGCGACCCCGACCAGCCCGTGGCCGCCCGGGTCACCGACCTGCTCCGCCGGCTCACCCTCGACGAGAAGATCGCCCTGTTGCACCAGCATCAGCCCGCGGTGCCCCGACTCGGCCTGCCCGCCTTCCGCACCGGGACCGAGGCGCTGCACGGAGTGGCGTGGCTCGGCCCGGCGACCGTCTTCCCGCAGGCGATCGGGCTGGGTTCCAGCTGGAACCCGGACCTGCTGCGGCGGATCGGCGAAGCGGTCGGCGACGAGGTACGCGCGTTCCACCACAAGGACCCTGTCGGCGTCGGACTGAATGTGTGGGCGCCGGTGGTCAACCCGCTGCGGGATCCACGGTGGGGCCGCAACGAGGAGGGCTACGCCGAGGACCCGTGGCTGACCGGGGTGCTGGCCACCGGGTACGCCAGTGGGCTGCGCGGCGACCATCCCTACTACCTGCGGACCGCGCCGACCCTGAAACACTTCCTCGGCTACAACAACGAGACCGACCGGGCCACCACCAGCAGCAACCTGCCGCCCCGGGTACTGCACGAGTACGAACTACCGGCGTTTCGCGCCCCGATCGCCGCCGGTGCCGCAGTTGCGGTGATGGCCGCGTACAACCTGGTCAACGGCCGGCCGGCGCACCTGAGCCCGCTGATCGACGAACAGTTGCGCCGGTGGACCGACGGTGACGTCCTGGTCGTCGGCGACGCGGGAGCGGCCACCAACATCGCCGGTGTCCAGGGCTACCACCCGGACCACGTCACAGGCTACGCGGCGGCGCTGCACGCCGGAATCGACAGCTTCACCGAGGACGACACCGACTCGCTGCCGACCGTCGCGCGGATCACCGAGGCGGTGGCGCGCGGGCTGCTCACCGAACCGGACATCGACCGCGCGGTACGCCGGATCCTCTCCGTCCGGATCCGGCTCGGTGAGCTGGATCCGCCGGAACGCAACCCGTTCGCGACGACCGGCACCGACGTGATCAACTGCCCGGCCCACCAGGACCTGGCCCGGATCGCGGTACGCGAGTCGGTGGTGCTGCTGCGCAACGAACCGACGGAGTCCGGATCCGACCCGGTGCTGCCGCTGAACCCGGACCGGATCCGGCGGGTCGCGGTGCTCGGCCCGCTCGCCGACACCGTCCACACCGACTGGTACGCCGGATCGATGCCGTACGCGGTCACCGCCCGCGCCGGGCTGACCGCACGGCTGCCGACGGCGGCCGTGACCCACCACGAGGGAGTGGACCGGATCGCGTTGCGACTCGGCACATCGGCGACCTACCTGCGGGCCAGCGGCGCGGCCGCCGGTGGACCGCTGCAGGCCGACAGCACCGCGGGCGGACCGCCGCGCGCCACCGCGCCGGAGGCGGCGCCGCAGTGCTGCTTCGACGTGTTCGACTGGGGCGACGGGGTGGTCGCGCTGCGCAGCGTCGCCAACGGCCGCTACCTGGCCGCTGGCGACGACGGGGTGCTGGTCAACGACCGGTCCGGCCCGGGCGGTTGGGTGGTGAACGAGACCTTCCGGCTGGTCCGCGCCGCCGACGGCCGCACGGCACTGCACCACCTGGCCCGGGACCGTTACGTCACCGTCGGCCCGGACGGGCTGCTGCGGGCCGAGGCCGCCAGCCTCGACACCGCCGCCAGGTTCGCCGTCGAGCTGGTCACCGATGGCGCCCGGGAAGCGGCGGCGCTGGCCCGCGACACCGACGTGGCGGTGGTGGTGCTCGGCAACCATCCGATGGTGTGCGGGCGGGAGACCGAGGACCGGGTCGACCTGGCGCTGCCCACCGCCCAGGCAGCGCTGCTGCGGGCGGTACGGGCCGCGAATCCGCGCACCGTGCTGGTGCTGGCCAGCAGCTACCCGTACGCGGTGGAGTGGGCCGACCGGCACGTCCCGGCGATCGTCTGGTCCGCGCACGGCGGCCAGGAGTACGGCACCGGGCTGGCCGAGGTGCTCTGCGGGGACGCCGATCCGGGCGGCCGGCTCACCCAGACCTGGTACCGGCGTACCGCTGACCTGCCCGACCTGTTCGACTACGACGTGATCGCCTCGGACGCGACCTACCTCTACTTCCGGGGGGAACCGCTGTACCCGTTCGGCCACGGCCTGAGCTACACCTCCTTCGACTACCGCGACCTGCGGTTGTCGGCCACCGAGGTGGGTGCCGACGGCACGGTCGAGGCCAGCGTCACGGTGCGTAACAGCGGGGCGCGGGCCGGGACCGAGGTGGTGCAGCTCTACACCCGCCAGCGGCACTCCCGGGTCAAGCAGCCGCTGCGCCAACTGCGCGACTTCCGCAAGATCAGGCTCGCGGCGGGGGCGCAGACCACACTCCGGTTCCGCCTGGCCGCCGCCGACCTGGCGACCTGGGACGTCACCCGGGACCGGCCGGTGGTGGAGAGCGCCCGGCACACCGTGTCGGTCGGCCGGTCCAGCGCCGACCTGGTGGCGACCGCCACCCTGACCGTACGCGGTGAACGGATCGGGCCCCGCGATCCGCTGGCCGGACCGTTGTGGGCCGCTGACAACGACGACTACGCCGGTACGGCACCGGCCGACCATCCCGAGGGCCGGGACGCGGTGGGCGCGGCGGAGGACGGCGGTTGGATCGCGTTCACCGACGTCGACTTCGACTCCGAACCCACCGCGGTCACCGCCCGCGTCACCCACCGGCCGCTCCCGGAGAGAGCCGGGGCCGACCCAGGCACCGTCGGCCGGCCGGCGGACGGGTCGACGGTCACCCTGCGGCTGGACGATCCGCTGGCCGGCCCGGTCGCCGGTAGGCTTCCGGTACCGGCGACCGGCGGCCGCGACGACTGGGCCGAGGTACGGACGGAGCTGCACGGACTGTCCGGAACCCGAGACCTGTATCTGCTTTTCAGTACGGCAGGCGCTACGGTGAGCTACCTGAGTTTTGCCGGGACCGCCACTGACGGTCCAGCCAGGGACATGGATGGAGGAGCCTAG
- a CDS encoding Rrf2 family transcriptional regulator, producing MRLSARVDYALRAAAELAVAAAASARVVLTAEQVARAQGIPPKFLEGILLQLRRAGVVQAQRGPDGGYWLARPAEQISLAELIRVIDGPLAHVRGHRPEELGYQGAAVALQDVWIALRASEREILESVTVADVATGKLPERVRDLAANPRAWT from the coding sequence ATGCGTCTCTCTGCCCGGGTCGACTACGCACTGCGGGCCGCTGCCGAGCTGGCGGTCGCGGCCGCGGCGTCGGCGCGGGTCGTGCTGACCGCCGAGCAGGTGGCCCGGGCCCAGGGCATCCCGCCGAAGTTCCTCGAAGGCATCCTGCTGCAGTTGCGCCGGGCCGGCGTGGTGCAGGCCCAGCGCGGCCCGGACGGCGGCTACTGGCTGGCCCGGCCCGCCGAGCAGATCAGCCTCGCGGAGCTCATCCGGGTCATCGACGGCCCGCTCGCCCACGTGCGGGGCCACCGGCCGGAGGAGCTCGGCTACCAGGGTGCGGCGGTCGCGCTGCAGGACGTCTGGATCGCGTTGCGGGCCAGTGAGCGGGAGATCCTCGAGTCGGTCACCGTGGCCGACGTCGCCACCGGCAAACTCCCCGAGCGGGTCCGGGATCTCGCCGCCAACCCGCGCGCCTGGACCTGA
- a CDS encoding pyridoxal-dependent decarboxylase, with the protein MAGDASAPGATPGADTTTGADPTAGGHMSADEFRRAGHAVVDWIADYWQTLEKHPVRPSSPPGAVARALPVTPPEHGEPFDRILTDLDRVVVGGLTHWQHPGFFGYFPANTSAPSVLGDLVSAGLGVQGMLWATSPACTEVETVMLDWLAQLLDLPQRFRSGSTGGGVIQDSASSATLVATLVALHRASGGAWRTAGTGAGYTVYTSTEGHSSIEKAARIAGVGDQGVRLVDVDPVTLAMRPDALRRALDDDLAAGRRPAIVVATVGTTSTTAVDPVEQIGAICAEYGVWLHVDAAYAGAAAVCPELRWTHAGLERADSYCFDPHKWLLTGFDCDAFWVADRAELVEALTVMPEYLRNALSDAGTVIDYRDWQVPLGRRFRALKLWFVLRWYGAQGLRAHVRSAVAHAAWFADQVRADDRFEIVTPGPFSLVCFRLRGQPDEVNSALLAGVNASGTVLLTHTRVAGRFTLRLAVGAPRTERRHVAAAWELIADTATGLLADQR; encoded by the coding sequence ATGGCAGGCGACGCATCCGCGCCGGGCGCCACGCCCGGCGCAGACACCACCACCGGCGCAGACCCCACGGCCGGCGGGCACATGTCGGCGGACGAATTCCGCCGGGCCGGGCACGCGGTGGTCGACTGGATCGCCGACTACTGGCAGACGCTGGAGAAACATCCGGTACGGCCGTCGAGCCCGCCCGGCGCGGTGGCCCGGGCGCTGCCGGTGACGCCACCGGAGCACGGCGAGCCGTTCGACCGGATCCTCACCGACCTGGACCGGGTGGTCGTCGGCGGGCTCACCCACTGGCAGCACCCCGGCTTCTTCGGCTACTTCCCGGCCAACACCTCGGCGCCGAGCGTGCTCGGCGACCTGGTCAGCGCCGGCCTCGGCGTCCAGGGCATGCTCTGGGCCACCAGTCCGGCCTGCACCGAGGTGGAGACCGTGATGCTCGACTGGCTGGCCCAGCTGCTCGACCTGCCGCAACGGTTCCGGTCGGGGTCCACCGGTGGCGGCGTCATCCAGGACTCGGCGTCGTCGGCGACGCTGGTGGCCACCCTGGTGGCGCTGCACCGGGCCAGTGGCGGTGCCTGGCGCACGGCGGGCACCGGCGCCGGCTACACCGTCTACACCTCGACCGAGGGCCATTCGTCGATCGAGAAGGCGGCCCGGATCGCCGGGGTCGGTGATCAGGGCGTCCGGCTGGTCGACGTCGATCCGGTCACGCTGGCGATGCGGCCGGACGCGTTGCGCCGGGCCCTCGACGACGATCTGGCCGCCGGGCGGCGACCGGCGATCGTGGTCGCGACCGTGGGCACCACCTCGACCACCGCCGTCGATCCGGTCGAACAGATCGGCGCGATCTGCGCCGAGTACGGGGTGTGGCTGCACGTGGACGCCGCGTACGCCGGCGCGGCGGCGGTCTGCCCGGAGCTGCGCTGGACGCACGCCGGGCTGGAACGGGCCGACTCGTACTGCTTCGACCCGCACAAGTGGCTGCTGACCGGGTTCGACTGCGACGCGTTCTGGGTAGCGGACCGGGCCGAGCTGGTCGAGGCGTTGACGGTGATGCCGGAGTACCTGCGCAACGCGCTCAGCGACGCGGGCACGGTGATCGACTACCGGGACTGGCAGGTGCCGCTGGGTCGCCGGTTCCGGGCGCTGAAGCTGTGGTTCGTGCTGCGCTGGTACGGCGCACAGGGGCTGCGGGCGCACGTCCGTTCGGCGGTGGCGCACGCGGCCTGGTTCGCCGACCAGGTACGCGCCGACGACCGGTTCGAGATCGTCACGCCGGGGCCGTTCTCACTGGTCTGTTTCCGGTTGCGCGGGCAGCCCGACGAGGTCAACTCCGCTCTGCTGGCCGGGGTGAACGCCAGCGGTACGGTGCTGCTGACCCACACCCGGGTGGCGGGCCGGTTCACCTTGCGGCTGGCGGTCGGCGCGCCGCGTACCGAGCGACGGCACGTCGCCGCCGCCTGGGAGCTGATCGCGGACACCGCCACCGGTCTGCTCGCCGACCAGCGCTGA
- a CDS encoding acyl-CoA thioesterase II, which yields MTGDPVGGQAAVDQLLEVLDLSRTGPSAFRGMSPKVGPQRVFGGQVAGQALVAAGRTVDPQRLVHSLHGYFVRPGDGAEPIDYEVENIRDGRSFSVRRSVAYQHGKPIFFMSASFHRPEDGLDHQAPQPPDVPPPDAVPTMVERLARYPERLGVWAVIPRPMDVRYVGEPGLVAPGDRPADPYQRVWIRADGKLPDDPLLHACVLTYASDLTLLDSVLSVHGEVWGPGGVIGASLDHALWFHRPFRADEWFLYDCWSPSAAGGRGLATGRMFTRDGRHIASAVQEGLVRRVGG from the coding sequence GTGACCGGTGATCCGGTCGGCGGGCAGGCCGCCGTCGACCAGCTGCTTGAGGTGCTCGACCTGAGCCGGACCGGGCCGTCGGCGTTCCGTGGGATGAGCCCCAAGGTGGGGCCGCAGCGGGTCTTCGGCGGCCAGGTCGCCGGTCAGGCGCTGGTCGCCGCCGGGCGGACCGTCGACCCGCAGCGGCTGGTGCACTCGCTGCACGGCTACTTCGTCCGCCCCGGCGACGGTGCCGAGCCGATCGACTACGAGGTGGAGAACATCCGCGACGGCCGGTCCTTCTCGGTCCGCCGTTCGGTGGCGTACCAGCACGGCAAACCGATCTTTTTCATGTCGGCGTCGTTTCACCGGCCCGAGGACGGGCTGGACCACCAGGCCCCGCAGCCACCGGACGTCCCGCCGCCGGACGCGGTGCCGACCATGGTGGAGCGGCTTGCCCGCTATCCGGAGCGGCTCGGTGTCTGGGCGGTGATCCCCCGGCCGATGGACGTGCGGTACGTCGGCGAACCGGGTCTGGTCGCCCCCGGGGACCGGCCGGCCGACCCGTACCAGCGGGTCTGGATCCGCGCCGACGGCAAGCTGCCCGACGATCCGCTGCTGCACGCCTGCGTACTCACCTACGCCTCCGACCTGACGTTGCTCGACTCAGTGCTGTCCGTGCACGGCGAGGTCTGGGGTCCGGGCGGGGTGATCGGGGCCAGCCTGGACCACGCGTTGTGGTTCCACCGGCCGTTCCGGGCCGACGAATGGTTCCTCTACGACTGCTGGAGTCCGTCGGCCGCCGGCGGGCGCGGGCTGGCCACCGGCCGGATGTTCACCCGCGACGGCCGGCACATCGCCAGCGCTGTACAGGAAGGACTGGTCCGGCGGGTCGGCGGGTGA